AACTGCTGGGGATATCTTCTGAGATTATTCCTCCCAGGAAAACCTGGGCTTCCAAAAACAGAAAATAGTGACTAAAATTAGACCTAACTTATTGATATTATTAATTTCTTGTCACTAAACTGCGGAAGTTGGGCTAACCTGTTTCGGCGGAGGCTGAATCTCCCCTGGAGCACAGGAGAATAGAGGGAAAAGAAAAAACAGCAGGACTACTGATAAAGTTACAAATGTATTCATGTTCAGTTTCATAAATATAAAAAAGATTTTGGACCGCCTTCCGGATATTCTATTTCATGATAAAATTAACTTCATGGACATCGTTACAGCGAAAGGATTGACAAAGTATTATAACTCTCTGAGAGCAGTTGATAATATAGACTTTGAAATAGTAAAGGGCGAATGTTTCGGGTTTCTCGGGCCGAACGGAGCCGAAAAGACAACTGTCATGCGCATCATTTACTGTTTTATGCCTCCCACATCCGGAGAAGTAAAGGTTTTCGGAACAGATGTAACAGAAGATCCTGCTAGGATAAAGTCGCGCATCGGGGTCATGCCGCAGGAAGACAATCTCGACCCCGACCTCTCGGTTCTTGAAAACCTTATTGTCTATGCACGGTATTTTAATATCAAGAAAAAGGAATCATCGCCGCTTGCATCGGAACTCCTCGAATTTGCTGACATAAAAGATAAGGCCAATGTGAAGATTGGAAACCT
The DNA window shown above is from Nitrospirota bacterium and carries:
- a CDS encoding ABC transporter ATP-binding protein gives rise to the protein MDIVTAKGLTKYYNSLRAVDNIDFEIVKGECFGFLGPNGAEKTTVMRIIYCFMPPTSGEVKVFGTDVTEDPARIKSRIGVMPQEDNLDPDLSVLENLIVYARYFNIKKKESSPLASELLEFADIKDKANVKIGNLSGGMKRRLILARSLINNPELLILDEPTTGLDPHSRHSVWDKLNYLKSKDTTLILTTHYMEEAEILCDRVAIMDSGKIITVDTPSSLMNRHGGNLEDVYLKLTGKALKD